One part of the Capra hircus breed San Clemente chromosome 4, ASM170441v1, whole genome shotgun sequence genome encodes these proteins:
- the CASP2 gene encoding caspase-2 isoform X2 produces the protein MAAPSAGSQSALQPKEQMAADRGRRMLRGCGMHPDHQEALKKNRVVLAKELLLSELLEHLLERDIITLEMREHIQAKTGSFGQNVELLNLLPKRGPQAFDAFCVALRETKQSHLEELLLRTLSGLQPVVPPLSCDYDLSLPFPVCESCAPHKRLRLSPDAVEHSLDHGDGPPCLQVKPCTPEFYQTHHQLAYRLQSRPRGLALVLSNVHFTGEKDLEFRSGGDVDHSTLVTLFKLLGYKVHVLLDQTAQEMQEKLQSFAQLPAHRVTDSCIVALLSHGVEGGVYGVDGKLLQLQEVFRLFDNANCPSLQNKPKMFFIQACRGGASGPPGHLLLFTAATASLAL, from the exons GATGTTGAGAGGGTGTGGCATGCATCCTGACCATCAGGAAGCTCTCAAAAAGAACCGAGTGGTGTTGGCCAAAGAGCTGCTGCTGAGCGAACTGTTGGAACACCTCCTAGAGAGGGACATTATCACCTTGGAAATGAGAGAGCACATTCAG GCCAAGACGGGCAGTTTTGGCCAGAATGTGGAACTCCTCAACTTGCTGCCCAAGAGAGGCCCCCAGGCCTTTGATGCCTTCTGTGTGGCCCTGAGGGAGACCAAGCAGAGTCACCTGGAGGAGCTGCTGCTCAGAACCCTGTCCGGTCTTCAGCCTGTAGTCCCGCCG TTGAGCTGTGACTATGACCTGAGTCTCCCTTTCCCGGTGTGTGAGTCCTGTGCCCCCCACAAGCGGCTCCGCCTGTCTCCAG ATGCAGTGGAGCACTCCCTAGACCATGGAGATGGTCCTCCCTGCCTTCAGGTGAAGCCCTGCACGCCTGAGTTTTATCAAACACACCACCAGCTG GCCTACCGGTTGCAGTCTCGGCCCCGCGGCCTGGCACTGGTGCTGAGCAACGTGCACTTCACTGGAGAGAAAGACCTGGAATTCCGCTCGGGAGGGGATGTGGACCACAGCACTCTCGTCACCCTCTTCAAGCTCTTGGGCTACAAAGTTCATGTTCTTCTTGACCAGACCGCACAG GAAATGCAAGAGAAACTGCAGAGTTTTGCCCAGCTCCCGGCTCACCGAGTCACTGACTCCTGCATAGTGGCGCTCCTCTCCCACGGCGTGGAGGGCGGCGTCTACGGCGTGGACGGCAAACTGCTCCAG CTACAAGAGGTTTTTCGGCTCTTTGACAATGCCAACTGCCCAAGCCTACAGAACAAACCGAAAATGTTCTTCATCCAGGCCTGCCGTGGAG GTGCTAGCGGACCCCCTGGGCACCTCCTTCTGTTCACTGCTGCCACCGCCTCTCTTGCTCTGTAA
- the CASP2 gene encoding caspase-2 isoform X1 has protein sequence MAAPSAGSQSALQPKEQMAADRGRRMLRGCGMHPDHQEALKKNRVVLAKELLLSELLEHLLERDIITLEMREHIQAKTGSFGQNVELLNLLPKRGPQAFDAFCVALRETKQSHLEELLLRTLSGLQPVVPPLSCDYDLSLPFPVCESCAPHKRLRLSPDAVEHSLDHGDGPPCLQVKPCTPEFYQTHHQLAYRLQSRPRGLALVLSNVHFTGEKDLEFRSGGDVDHSTLVTLFKLLGYKVHVLLDQTAQEMQEKLQSFAQLPAHRVTDSCIVALLSHGVEGGVYGVDGKLLQLQEVFRLFDNANCPSLQNKPKMFFIQACRGDETDRGVDQQDGKNHDRSPECEESDASGEELLKTRLPTRSDMICGYACLRGTAAMRNTKRGSWYVEALTQVFSERACDMHVADMLVKVNALIKEREGYAPGTEFHRCKEMSEYCSTLCHHLYLFPGHPPT, from the exons GATGTTGAGAGGGTGTGGCATGCATCCTGACCATCAGGAAGCTCTCAAAAAGAACCGAGTGGTGTTGGCCAAAGAGCTGCTGCTGAGCGAACTGTTGGAACACCTCCTAGAGAGGGACATTATCACCTTGGAAATGAGAGAGCACATTCAG GCCAAGACGGGCAGTTTTGGCCAGAATGTGGAACTCCTCAACTTGCTGCCCAAGAGAGGCCCCCAGGCCTTTGATGCCTTCTGTGTGGCCCTGAGGGAGACCAAGCAGAGTCACCTGGAGGAGCTGCTGCTCAGAACCCTGTCCGGTCTTCAGCCTGTAGTCCCGCCG TTGAGCTGTGACTATGACCTGAGTCTCCCTTTCCCGGTGTGTGAGTCCTGTGCCCCCCACAAGCGGCTCCGCCTGTCTCCAG ATGCAGTGGAGCACTCCCTAGACCATGGAGATGGTCCTCCCTGCCTTCAGGTGAAGCCCTGCACGCCTGAGTTTTATCAAACACACCACCAGCTG GCCTACCGGTTGCAGTCTCGGCCCCGCGGCCTGGCACTGGTGCTGAGCAACGTGCACTTCACTGGAGAGAAAGACCTGGAATTCCGCTCGGGAGGGGATGTGGACCACAGCACTCTCGTCACCCTCTTCAAGCTCTTGGGCTACAAAGTTCATGTTCTTCTTGACCAGACCGCACAG GAAATGCAAGAGAAACTGCAGAGTTTTGCCCAGCTCCCGGCTCACCGAGTCACTGACTCCTGCATAGTGGCGCTCCTCTCCCACGGCGTGGAGGGCGGCGTCTACGGCGTGGACGGCAAACTGCTCCAG CTACAAGAGGTTTTTCGGCTCTTTGACAATGCCAACTGCCCAAGCCTACAGAACAAACCGAAAATGTTCTTCATCCAGGCCTGCCGTGGAG ATGAAACAGATCGTGGGGTCGACCAGCAAGATGGGAAGAACCATGACCGATCCCCCGAGTGCGAGGAGAGCGATGCCAGTGGAGAGGAGCTGCTGAAGACACGGCTACCCACCCGCTCGGACATGATTTGTGGCTACGCCTGCCTCAGAG GGACCGCTGCCATGCGCAACACCAAGCGGGGCTCCTGGTACGTGGAGGCCCTCACCCAGGTGTTCTCCGAGAGGGCCTGTGACATGCACGTGGCTGACATGCTGGTGAAG gtgaacGCACTCATCAAGGAGCGGGAAGGCTACGCCCCTGGCACGGAGTTCCACCGCTGCAAGGAGATGTCCGAGTACTGCAGCACCCTGTGCCACCACCTCTACCTCTTCCCGGGCCACCCCCCTACGTGA